Proteins encoded in a region of the Novibacillus thermophilus genome:
- a CDS encoding TadE/TadG family type IV pilus assembly protein, producing MKKEEGSATIEFLGIIPLAILFLVILIEFVAAIHAVAVVESAANEYANVYAMTKDAYEANEAANHILNSSGDHIQPGAISVTSGKEFTATVNATIDLMFLSNYFPNLKVPYSATAYGRVIE from the coding sequence CTGAAAAAAGAGGAAGGGTCGGCAACGATTGAATTTTTGGGAATTATTCCGTTAGCAATTTTATTTTTAGTAATTTTAATCGAATTTGTCGCAGCGATTCATGCGGTTGCTGTTGTGGAGTCAGCAGCCAACGAATATGCCAACGTATATGCAATGACAAAGGATGCTTATGAAGCGAACGAAGCAGCAAATCATATTTTAAACAGCTCCGGGGATCACATTCAGCCGGGAGCTATATCTGTTACGTCAGGAAAGGAATTTACTGCTACCGTTAATGCAACGATAGATTTGATGTTTTTGTCCAATTATTTTCCAAATTTGAAAGTACCATATTCTGCCACAGCTTATGGACGGGTGATTGAATGA
- a CDS encoding VWA domain-containing protein translates to MAKKLTIAVLFFLVALLLIGCNDDEKDKESQKELDSASEAIETEDVKEEETEKVEEEVAASSLLLHAPAIPTTIDEMANQLPGLFAGADNIYDYADEIKQEFDKVGPLPENPTDEEYDQYLRYIYSLVAEDYPNPEDVIKQWQFASFGNPDLPDSRYHFKPNYNIEILLDASGSMANYAGSRTRMEIAKEAILQFVQKVPKEANVSLRVYGHEGTGADRDKELSCSTIEQVYGFAPYDEEKFKNALSEFEPAGWTPLAGALSAAKESMASFHTDDYTNLIYVVSDGIETCDGDPVAVAEELSQSDIQPIINIIGFQTDQEAQKQLQEIARVADGIYATANNQEELQAEFKRAEEVLEAWEKWKRDALKDVKAGQVDASFDIIAIHNKWSSITRRTMNNMWRLITQLDELEFITFEQRMELDARRKEIKDDIEELVRELRKNLEQMKAENFEEAQQQIEKIFQEQNS, encoded by the coding sequence ATGGCAAAAAAACTTACCATCGCAGTACTATTTTTCCTAGTAGCACTTTTACTAATTGGTTGTAATGATGATGAGAAGGATAAAGAAAGTCAAAAAGAATTGGATTCGGCCAGCGAGGCAATCGAAACGGAAGATGTCAAGGAGGAAGAGACTGAGAAGGTGGAGGAAGAAGTTGCCGCCTCTTCCCTTCTCCTTCACGCACCAGCAATTCCAACAACGATTGATGAAATGGCCAACCAATTGCCAGGACTATTCGCAGGAGCAGACAATATTTATGATTATGCCGATGAGATTAAGCAGGAATTTGATAAAGTTGGCCCCTTACCGGAAAATCCAACAGATGAAGAGTACGATCAATATTTACGTTATATATATTCTCTTGTAGCTGAAGACTATCCTAATCCAGAGGATGTAATAAAACAGTGGCAGTTTGCTTCCTTTGGAAATCCTGATTTGCCGGACAGCCGCTATCATTTTAAGCCAAACTATAATATTGAAATTCTCTTAGATGCAAGCGGCAGCATGGCCAATTATGCCGGCAGCAGAACGAGGATGGAGATTGCAAAGGAAGCAATTTTACAGTTTGTCCAAAAAGTGCCGAAGGAAGCAAATGTCTCTCTAAGAGTGTATGGCCATGAAGGAACAGGTGCGGATCGTGATAAGGAGCTATCTTGTTCGACGATTGAACAGGTATACGGATTTGCTCCTTATGACGAAGAGAAATTTAAAAATGCATTAAGCGAGTTCGAACCTGCCGGCTGGACCCCGTTAGCAGGTGCATTATCAGCGGCAAAAGAGTCGATGGCATCCTTCCATACGGATGACTATACGAATTTGATTTATGTTGTCAGCGATGGCATCGAAACATGTGACGGAGATCCGGTTGCCGTTGCGGAAGAACTGTCCCAATCGGATATCCAGCCAATTATAAACATTATTGGTTTCCAAACGGATCAGGAAGCGCAAAAACAACTGCAGGAGATAGCTAGAGTTGCAGACGGAATCTATGCCACGGCAAACAATCAGGAGGAATTGCAAGCAGAATTTAAGCGGGCTGAGGAAGTGCTGGAGGCATGGGAAAAATGGAAAAGAGATGCATTGAAAGACGTAAAAGCGGGACAAGTCGATGCTTCCTTTGATATTATAGCCATTCATAATAAATGGAGCTCGATTACGAGAAGAACAATGAACAATATGTGGCGATTGATAACTCAATTAGACGAACTAGAGTTTATTACTTTTGAGCAGAGGATGGAATTGGATGCTCGCAGGAAAGAAATCAAGGATGATATTGAAGAGTTAGTACGTGAATTAAGGAAAAATCTTGAACAAATGAAAGCAGAAAACTTTGAAGAAGCACAGCAGCAGATTGAGAAGATTTTTCAAGAGCAAAACAGCTAG
- a CDS encoding MATE family efflux transporter, producing MDERLYIARDAAMHHAQTPKEKVALLFKIFWPIMVTQVGLYAMNLVGTMMAGRSGTDDLAGVAIGSSIWMPVFTGMNGILMAVTPIVSQLLGSGQRHKIGESVTQSLYLSVLLSVIVLVVGAVFLEPLLSLMVLEPNVHHITKHFLIGLSFGIVPLFAANVLRYFFDAQGYTHIMMAIMLLVVPVNVVLNYFFIFGKFGFPALGGIGVGYATAATYWFIFIICVIITFKVKNMRTYHLFVKWFSPSLKTWREQLRIGVPMGLSVFFESSIFAVVTLLVSTMFSTVTIAAHQASINFTSLLFMVPLSISMALTIVVGFEAGGRRFADAKQYARLGVTSAIGMMAIFSLFLYFFREQIAHLYSDNGEVVDLVKQFLIFAIFYQMSDAAQASLQGVLRGYKDVTIPFVTALASYWGIGIPVGYGLASFTDWGPFGFWIGITAGLTCAALGFLLRLFIIQKR from the coding sequence ATGGATGAACGTTTATATATTGCGAGGGATGCCGCCATGCATCACGCCCAAACACCAAAGGAAAAAGTCGCTCTACTCTTCAAGATATTTTGGCCGATCATGGTGACCCAAGTTGGCTTGTATGCGATGAACTTAGTGGGCACGATGATGGCCGGCCGTTCGGGTACAGACGATCTAGCCGGCGTAGCCATAGGGTCGAGCATTTGGATGCCCGTTTTTACTGGAATGAACGGGATTTTAATGGCGGTTACCCCCATTGTTTCCCAGTTGCTAGGCAGTGGACAGCGCCACAAAATCGGCGAGTCGGTGACCCAGTCGCTTTATTTGTCCGTCCTGCTCTCGGTCATCGTCTTGGTAGTGGGAGCTGTATTTCTCGAACCGCTCTTGTCGCTCATGGTGCTTGAACCAAATGTTCACCACATCACTAAGCACTTCTTAATCGGGCTGTCCTTCGGCATTGTCCCGCTGTTCGCGGCCAATGTCCTCCGTTATTTTTTTGACGCACAAGGTTATACACACATTATGATGGCGATCATGCTCTTAGTTGTTCCAGTCAACGTCGTGCTCAACTATTTTTTCATTTTTGGCAAATTCGGTTTTCCAGCTCTCGGCGGGATCGGTGTCGGGTATGCGACGGCTGCCACTTATTGGTTTATCTTTATCATTTGTGTCATCATCACCTTTAAAGTGAAAAACATGCGCACGTATCACCTATTCGTCAAGTGGTTTTCCCCCTCGCTCAAGACGTGGAGAGAGCAGCTCCGGATCGGTGTTCCAATGGGGCTTTCCGTCTTTTTTGAATCGAGTATTTTTGCCGTCGTCACCCTGTTGGTCAGCACAATGTTCAGCACGGTGACGATCGCCGCCCATCAAGCGTCGATAAATTTCACGTCCCTGTTGTTCATGGTCCCTCTGAGTATCTCCATGGCGCTCACAATTGTCGTCGGTTTTGAAGCGGGAGGGAGACGTTTTGCCGACGCTAAACAGTACGCCCGCTTAGGTGTCACGTCGGCAATCGGCATGATGGCAATTTTTTCTCTTTTCCTGTACTTCTTCCGGGAACAGATCGCACACTTGTACTCTGACAATGGCGAAGTGGTGGATTTAGTGAAACAATTCCTTATTTTTGCTATCTTTTACCAGATGTCCGACGCAGCACAAGCATCGCTCCAAGGGGTGTTGCGCGGCTACAAGGACGTCACCATTCCGTTTGTGACCGCCCTCGCCTCGTATTGGGGGATCGGCATTCCAGTCGGATACGGGCTGGCTTCTTTCACCGACTGGGGGCCGTTCGGCTTTTGGATCGGGATTACCGCTGGATTGACGTGTGCAGCCCTCGGCTTTTTGTTGCGCCTGTTCATCATCCAAAAAAGGTGA
- a CDS encoding IS1380 family transposase has translation MKTEFTLKNATSHAGSKPLLAYLEKIKLEDAFRQIGCGKGRNTLFPFFKILMYLLVGWLLGCERIFHFRSLRDDSLVRRFLGGRCPHHTLLYKELCRAAVSMPTIRRDLKALNLDLITPCLSDECILDLDSTVETVYGNQEGAEVGTNAQKPGRKSFQPLIAFEGKSRLYLNAELRSGNTHCSRNAHTFAKETLQRLPKSCKVKYARFDKGFGGETFYSFWEGKQIGYVGKLKWTHRLAKEVAKCPHWKRYVDGDVIIEGLCLVYKATSWKKARMVVVIRKAERYDGDQLQFDFLWDYEAIVTNLDWEPIDIWRFYNQRACMENYIKEVKHGFSIHRIPTDSFKANEIDLLLKLLAYNVFERFKMDCCEPVHRRYTIARFRKEFFHVPGTIIYRSRQVILKIAAAFQNEYSWRRMEERVVLLQ, from the coding sequence ATGAAAACAGAATTCACGCTAAAGAATGCAACCTCACACGCAGGGAGTAAACCCTTGCTTGCGTACCTTGAAAAAATCAAACTGGAAGACGCTTTTCGTCAGATAGGTTGCGGGAAAGGCCGGAATACGCTTTTTCCGTTCTTCAAGATCTTGATGTACCTTTTAGTCGGATGGCTACTGGGTTGCGAACGTATATTCCATTTCCGCTCATTGCGAGACGATTCGCTGGTACGTCGATTTTTAGGTGGACGTTGTCCCCATCACACTCTTTTGTATAAAGAACTGTGCCGCGCTGCTGTCTCCATGCCCACGATCCGTCGGGACTTGAAGGCATTAAACCTTGATCTCATCACTCCCTGCCTATCCGACGAATGCATTCTCGACCTCGATTCCACCGTTGAGACGGTGTACGGGAATCAGGAAGGGGCCGAAGTTGGGACAAACGCTCAAAAGCCCGGACGTAAAAGCTTCCAACCACTCATCGCCTTTGAAGGAAAGTCCCGTCTTTACCTTAATGCCGAACTGCGTTCAGGCAATACGCATTGTTCCCGCAATGCCCATACTTTCGCGAAGGAAACCCTTCAACGTCTTCCTAAATCGTGTAAAGTCAAGTATGCCCGATTCGACAAAGGATTCGGCGGCGAAACCTTCTATAGTTTTTGGGAAGGCAAACAGATCGGCTACGTTGGCAAACTCAAATGGACGCATCGGTTAGCCAAAGAAGTCGCCAAATGTCCTCATTGGAAACGCTATGTGGACGGAGACGTCATCATCGAAGGCCTTTGTTTAGTGTACAAAGCCACTTCTTGGAAAAAGGCTCGAATGGTGGTCGTCATCAGGAAAGCCGAACGCTACGATGGTGATCAACTCCAATTCGACTTTCTTTGGGATTACGAAGCAATCGTGACCAATTTGGATTGGGAGCCCATCGACATTTGGCGTTTTTACAATCAGCGCGCGTGCATGGAGAACTACATCAAAGAAGTGAAGCACGGCTTTTCGATTCACCGTATTCCGACAGATTCGTTTAAAGCCAATGAAATCGATCTGTTGCTGAAGCTGTTGGCCTACAATGTATTCGAGCGTTTTAAGATGGACTGCTGTGAACCGGTTCATCGCCGCTATACCATTGCACGATTTCGTAAGGAGTTTTTCCATGTCCCTGGTACGATCATCTATCGCAGTCGCCAAGTCATTCTAAAAATCGCGGCAGCCTTCCAAAATGAGTACAGTTGGCGGCGCATGGAAGAACGGGTGGTTCTCCTACAATAA
- the dat gene encoding D-amino-acid transaminase, translating to MLVLVNDQIKSREDVRIDLEDRGYQFGDGIYEVISVYNGQPFLMDQHMQRLERSARELMLDLPVSIGRLKEKVQALIEQEGRSTCSVYLQVTRGAAPRRHPFPTSATPVLTGYIMDSNPPRDLHAEGIRAITTDDIRWLRCDIKSLNLLGSVLAKQKAVEQGCQEAILHRSDTVTEGSSTNVFIVKNGTLYTHPANHLILHGITRHAAIQLAEKLNTNVKETPFKREDLYEADEVFVTGTSIEICPVTHVDNRAIGNGQPGDVTKQLQRAFYDLIVEETAMKAE from the coding sequence ATGCTTGTATTGGTAAACGACCAGATCAAGAGCCGGGAAGACGTCCGAATTGACTTAGAAGACCGCGGTTACCAGTTCGGAGACGGGATTTACGAAGTCATTAGCGTGTACAACGGGCAACCGTTCCTCATGGATCAACACATGCAACGCCTTGAGCGCAGCGCCCGCGAATTAATGCTGGACCTCCCTGTGTCAATAGGACGACTAAAAGAGAAGGTTCAAGCGTTAATCGAGCAAGAAGGGCGGAGCACGTGCAGCGTGTACCTTCAAGTGACCCGCGGAGCGGCGCCGCGCCGCCATCCGTTTCCAACCTCCGCGACACCCGTGCTCACCGGCTACATCATGGATAGCAACCCGCCACGCGACTTGCACGCCGAGGGGATTCGCGCCATCACGACAGACGATATCCGCTGGCTCCGCTGTGACATCAAAAGCCTAAACCTGCTGGGAAGTGTGTTGGCAAAGCAAAAAGCAGTAGAACAAGGGTGTCAAGAAGCCATTCTACACCGGAGCGACACCGTTACGGAAGGCAGTTCGACAAACGTATTCATCGTCAAAAACGGAACACTCTATACGCACCCGGCCAACCATCTCATCCTACACGGCATCACCCGTCACGCAGCGATCCAGCTAGCCGAAAAATTAAATACGAACGTCAAGGAGACGCCGTTCAAGCGCGAAGACCTGTATGAAGCGGACGAAGTGTTTGTCACCGGCACGTCCATCGAAATCTGTCCCGTCACCCACGTGGACAACCGCGCCATCGGGAACGGCCAACCCGGCGACGTGACGAAGCAGTTGCAACGAGCTTTTTATGATCTCATAGTGGAAGAGACAGCGATGAAAGCTGAATGA
- a CDS encoding Tad domain-containing protein, which produces MNKWFAKIRKQENGSIAIFVAGLISIMMILFILVLNLGSVYAVKEKSATTAQQASLAATSAFYERVQEIVFSFDPFSYLPEEVEDTTILEPFFSLNFKIQERAKFESSIYRQFF; this is translated from the coding sequence ATGAACAAATGGTTTGCAAAAATACGGAAACAAGAGAACGGGAGCATTGCCATATTTGTTGCCGGCTTAATCAGCATAATGATGATATTATTTATACTTGTCCTAAATTTAGGCTCGGTTTACGCTGTCAAAGAAAAGTCTGCCACTACTGCACAGCAAGCAAGCCTTGCCGCTACCAGCGCTTTTTATGAACGGGTTCAGGAAATCGTATTCAGTTTTGACCCGTTTTCTTATTTGCCGGAGGAAGTAGAAGATACAACAATATTAGAACCATTTTTCAGTTTGAACTTCAAAATTCAAGAGAGGGCCAAGTTTGAGTCAAGTATTTATAGGCAGTTTTTTTAA
- a CDS encoding PepSY domain-containing protein: protein MNNKTWIAVIVGAVLISVAGLGIQHITASSDNSQLTTKEIREIVQDKYPGEVEKIELERENGKLVYEAELKGPKGEYEVTLDAFTGDVVNLKEKSPQASQNDDVSKRTTDGTKEQENHNKTSGSDGKTSENSEESPSPIRISIDQAAEIALREVPGTIKEMESDVITYEFEIETDSGEAGIEIDALTGEIITISWDD from the coding sequence ATGAACAATAAAACGTGGATCGCGGTGATTGTGGGGGCTGTTCTTATCAGTGTGGCGGGATTGGGCATTCAGCACATAACGGCTTCATCTGACAACAGCCAGCTGACGACTAAAGAGATTAGGGAAATTGTGCAAGACAAATATCCGGGCGAGGTAGAGAAAATAGAACTGGAGCGGGAAAATGGTAAGCTCGTTTATGAAGCGGAACTCAAAGGACCGAAAGGTGAATATGAAGTGACATTAGATGCATTCACGGGTGATGTGGTCAACCTGAAGGAGAAATCGCCTCAAGCGTCACAAAATGACGATGTCAGTAAAAGGACAACTGACGGAACGAAAGAACAAGAAAACCACAATAAGACATCTGGCTCTGATGGAAAGACGTCAGAAAACAGTGAGGAGAGCCCCTCACCCATACGGATCAGTATTGATCAAGCAGCAGAAATTGCTTTGCGAGAAGTGCCCGGAACAATTAAAGAAATGGAATCCGACGTGATTACTTATGAGTTTGAGATCGAGACGGATTCGGGAGAGGCAGGAATTGAGATTGACGCTCTTACCGGTGAAATTATCACGATTTCGTGGGATGACTGA
- a CDS encoding serpin family protein, producing the protein MIRRHVGYVLTTVVGVALLFASGCGTENGNPNVPPNEKDETAYGAEDAAERVLAANNRFAFELFANVRLEDAGPNTFISPFSVATALSMTYNGAAEETKDAMAEVLHVRDLSMEDVNRSQAALHSVVERTDSDVELNVANALWGREGTPFRPDFIRQVGKFYNAQVTELDFDHPQAPHVINEWVREETNGKIEDIVDSIDPETFLFLMNALYFKGKWTNPFDPAGTVDADFYLRDGETKRVPMMSQSGEYAYYAGNGFQAVELPYGSGLFSMTIYLPEDRSSSEAFYAQLNVENWAKWSTEFEKMSGTIQLPRFQLTYETTLNEALKAMGMEIAFDEQRANFHRMVDLSAAPDENAFIKQVKHKTFIEVNEEGAEASGATSVEVGIVSAPVDSFTMRVDRPFFFTIQDRETGTLLFMGAVEEPE; encoded by the coding sequence ATGATACGTCGTCACGTGGGATACGTGTTGACGACCGTTGTCGGAGTGGCTTTGTTGTTTGCTTCTGGCTGCGGTACGGAGAATGGCAATCCGAACGTTCCACCTAATGAAAAGGATGAAACGGCTTACGGAGCTGAAGACGCAGCAGAACGCGTGCTCGCGGCAAACAACCGGTTTGCGTTTGAACTGTTTGCGAACGTGAGGCTTGAAGATGCCGGGCCCAATACGTTTATTTCTCCATTCAGTGTCGCCACCGCTCTGTCCATGACGTATAACGGGGCGGCAGAAGAGACGAAGGATGCCATGGCAGAAGTCTTACACGTGCGAGATCTCAGTATGGAAGACGTGAACCGCTCCCAGGCTGCGTTACACAGCGTAGTCGAACGAACGGATTCCGATGTGGAGCTCAATGTCGCCAACGCTCTTTGGGGCCGAGAAGGGACGCCGTTTCGACCGGATTTTATACGGCAAGTGGGAAAATTTTACAATGCGCAGGTGACAGAACTCGATTTTGACCATCCTCAAGCGCCTCACGTCATCAACGAGTGGGTGCGAGAGGAAACGAACGGCAAAATTGAAGATATAGTAGACAGCATCGATCCGGAAACGTTCCTCTTCCTAATGAATGCCCTTTATTTTAAAGGGAAGTGGACAAATCCTTTTGATCCGGCGGGCACAGTAGACGCCGATTTTTACTTGCGAGACGGGGAAACAAAGCGAGTCCCGATGATGTCCCAGTCGGGAGAGTACGCATATTACGCAGGCAACGGATTTCAAGCTGTAGAGCTGCCTTACGGCAGTGGGCTATTCAGCATGACGATCTACCTTCCTGAAGATCGATCGAGCTCGGAAGCGTTTTACGCACAACTCAACGTTGAGAACTGGGCGAAATGGTCGACTGAGTTTGAAAAGATGTCTGGCACAATTCAACTTCCGCGCTTTCAGTTAACGTACGAAACAACATTAAACGAGGCGTTAAAAGCCATGGGCATGGAAATAGCGTTCGACGAACAGCGAGCCAATTTTCACCGGATGGTTGACTTGTCAGCTGCCCCAGACGAGAATGCCTTTATTAAACAGGTGAAACACAAAACGTTTATCGAAGTGAACGAAGAAGGAGCAGAAGCATCCGGTGCGACTTCGGTTGAAGTGGGGATTGTGTCCGCTCCTGTCGACTCCTTTACTATGAGGGTGGACCGTCCGTTTTTCTTCACCATTCAAGACCGTGAAACGGGAACGCTGTTGTTCATGGGAGCAGTCGAGGAGCCTGAATGA
- a CDS encoding ISLre2 family transposase, giving the protein MQKNNTVYPNLKQIEQLVWRQLQETFSKVMKTLLEDMDKQIAEERDKKRYRLIDKRKYHITSLFGEIELNRNYYRDRETGEYVFLLDRYLEFEDAGSFSPLIEEVAIELAVQGPSYRKAASTLETLLGYRVISHEAIRQHLLQVSSIPKKREHVHQPVLFVEVDGLFVKRQGKRKKGKEEKIAAVHQGWEVNGKRVRLKNKRHFVHEGNQPFWEAFEDFLIENFEYDPTFHKLVINGDGANWITTCRDYFKDRAFFSLDRFHVAREIRSLFRHHPRYRPIRKALASYDYEKLLTELNSAVGTLEDDEQEERLEAFIRQLEKYPEALGDYRNWLKEQGIDTTGMRPMGSAEGTMSVFAKRLKNGRSWVDKGVSAMFTGLVAYLDKLTLKTLFGRIEKWTETKVEKNPPRYYKEKVTSTIGEATRDNVLYLKRKANIPVYKALKELSGF; this is encoded by the coding sequence ATGCAAAAGAATAACACAGTATATCCAAATTTAAAACAGATTGAGCAATTAGTTTGGAGGCAATTACAGGAAACCTTCTCAAAGGTCATGAAAACACTATTAGAGGACATGGACAAGCAGATTGCAGAAGAACGAGATAAAAAACGCTATCGACTCATTGATAAAAGAAAATATCATATAACTAGTCTCTTCGGAGAGATTGAATTAAATCGTAATTATTACCGTGACCGGGAGACAGGGGAATATGTTTTTCTCCTTGATCGTTATTTAGAGTTTGAGGATGCAGGTTCTTTTAGCCCATTGATTGAGGAGGTAGCTATTGAATTAGCTGTTCAGGGACCTTCCTATCGAAAAGCAGCCAGTACGTTAGAAACCCTTTTAGGCTATCGGGTTATTAGTCATGAGGCAATCCGTCAACACTTATTACAAGTTTCGAGTATTCCAAAAAAGCGTGAGCATGTACATCAACCTGTATTATTTGTAGAGGTCGATGGTTTGTTTGTAAAACGTCAAGGTAAACGAAAAAAGGGAAAAGAAGAGAAAATAGCCGCAGTTCATCAAGGCTGGGAAGTCAATGGGAAACGAGTAAGACTGAAGAATAAACGCCATTTCGTACATGAAGGGAACCAGCCATTTTGGGAGGCGTTTGAGGACTTTCTCATCGAAAACTTTGAGTATGATCCAACCTTTCATAAGTTGGTAATAAATGGAGATGGTGCAAATTGGATTACAACTTGTCGTGACTATTTCAAAGATCGTGCATTCTTTTCGCTTGATCGTTTCCATGTGGCACGGGAGATTCGAAGTTTGTTCCGTCATCACCCACGTTATCGTCCAATTCGTAAGGCGCTTGCATCATATGATTATGAGAAATTGCTTACAGAGCTTAACAGTGCAGTCGGAACGCTAGAGGATGATGAGCAAGAGGAACGTCTAGAAGCATTTATTCGCCAATTAGAGAAATATCCAGAAGCCTTGGGAGATTATCGTAACTGGCTTAAAGAACAGGGTATAGATACAACAGGAATGCGTCCGATGGGTAGTGCAGAAGGAACCATGAGTGTATTTGCCAAAAGACTTAAAAATGGCCGTAGTTGGGTGGATAAAGGTGTAAGTGCCATGTTCACTGGTTTGGTAGCTTACTTGGATAAATTGACCTTAAAAACACTATTTGGCAGGATTGAAAAATGGACTGAAACAAAGGTGGAAAAGAACCCACCAAGATACTATAAAGAAAAAGTTACGAGCACAATTGGTGAAGCCACTAGAGACAATGTTCTATATCTAAAAAGAAAAGCTAACATACCAGTTTACAAAGCATTAAAAGAGTTGTCTGGCTTTTAA